In Rodentibacter haemolyticus, the DNA window CCGCAAAAAGCAATACGGATTGTTCTGCCACGCTAAGTGGTGCATATTGTTTTTGTTTCAATAATTCAGTTACTTTTTCACCGTGTGTTAGCTGTTTGCGGGTTGCATCATCAAGATCAGATGCAAATTGTGCAAAAGCGGCTAATTCACGATATTGTGCCAATGCGGTACGAATACCACCGGCTAATTTTTTCACTACTTTAGTTTGAGCGGCACCACCTACACGCGAAACAGAAATCCCTGGGTTCACCGCAGGACGAATACCTGAGTTAAAAAGATTAGACTCTAAGAAAATCTGACCATCGGTAATAGAAATTACATTAGTAGGTACAAATGCAGATACGTCACCGGCTTGTGTTTCGATGATCGGAAGTGCGGTTAAAGAACCGGTTTTCCCCTTAACTTCACCTTTAGTAAATTTTTCTACATATTCTTCATTTACGCGGGCAGCCCGTTCAAGCAAACGTGAGTGCAAGTAGAAAACATCACCCGGATAAGCTTCACGACCCGGTGGGCGGCGTAATAATAATGAAATTTGACGATAAGCAACGGCTTGTTTTGATAAATCATCATAAACGATTAAAGCATCTTCACCACGATCACGGAAATATTCTCCCATAGCACAACCTGCATAAGGAGCAAGGTATTGTAACGCAGCGGATTCAGATGCGGATGCAGCAACAACAATAGTATTTGCTAACGCACCGTGTTCTTCTAATTTACGTACAACGTTTGCAATGGTCGATGCTTTTTGACCAATCGCTACGTAAATACATTTAATGCCTGAATCACGTTGGTTGATGATAGCATCAATCGCTAATGCGGTTTTACCGGTTTGACGGTCACCGATAATTAATTCACGTTGACCACGACCAATCGGTACCATTGAGTCCACAGCCTTATATCCGGTTTGTACGGGTTGATCAACAGATTTACGATCAATAACGCCCGGTGCAATAACTTCTACCGGAGAGAAACCATCATTTTCAATTTCACCTTTACCATCAATCGGTTGACCAAGCGTATTCACTACGCGACCTA includes these proteins:
- the atpA gene encoding F0F1 ATP synthase subunit alpha, with translation MQLNSTEISELIKKRIAQFDVVSEARNTGTIVSVSDGIIRVHGLSDVMQGEMIALPGNRYAMALNLERDSVGAVVMGPYADLAEGMEVQCTGRILEVPVGRGLLGRVVNTLGQPIDGKGEIENDGFSPVEVIAPGVIDRKSVDQPVQTGYKAVDSMVPIGRGQRELIIGDRQTGKTALAIDAIINQRDSGIKCIYVAIGQKASTIANVVRKLEEHGALANTIVVAASASESAALQYLAPYAGCAMGEYFRDRGEDALIVYDDLSKQAVAYRQISLLLRRPPGREAYPGDVFYLHSRLLERAARVNEEYVEKFTKGEVKGKTGSLTALPIIETQAGDVSAFVPTNVISITDGQIFLESNLFNSGIRPAVNPGISVSRVGGAAQTKVVKKLAGGIRTALAQYRELAAFAQFASDLDDATRKQLTHGEKVTELLKQKQYAPLSVAEQSVLLFAVEFGYLEDVELQKIASFESALLDYAHRTHGDFMAELTKTGNYNDDIKDTLKTILDNFKANSAW